The DNA sequence GTTTCTGCTGTTGCGACAAAGTATTTCAAGTGTTTGAAATTCATGCGTCGGAGCCCCGGCCAGCTAGCATTATCTGATTTACTGATATTGTACGTGCATAAAAATGAAATACCAATTTCGTGTGGATCGGTCAAACTGTGCCAAACGGCCAGGAGACATTGACTATGAAAGATATGATCGATCTGAATTGTGACATGGGGGAGGGCTTCGGCCAGTGGACCCTTGGCGATGCGCCCGATGCCGAAATCATGAAGATCATCAGCTCGGCCAATATCGCTGCCGGGTTTCACGCCGGTGATCCCAATTCGATGGACCGGGTGGTCAAACTGGCACAATCGCATGGCGTCGGGCTGGGCGCCCATCCCGGCTATGCCGATCTGCGCGGTTTCGGGCGTCGTTACATCAAGATGGATGCGGCCGAACTGGTCAACGACATCCTCTATCAGATCGGCGCGATCCGGGAGTTCGGCCGTCGCTACGGCGCACCATTGCAGCACGTCAAGCTTCACGGTGCGCTGTATATGGAGGCAGCCGTCAATGAGGGGCTGTCGGAGATGCTGGTCGACACCTTGCGCGTCACCGCTCCCGAGGCCATGCTGTTCTGCATGGGGATTTCCAAGACCTATGCGGCCGCGCAGCGTGCCGGTCATCCGGCGGTGCGCGAATTTTATGCCGACCGCGACTACGACAACAGCGGCTCCATCGTGTTTGCCCGCCAGGTGGCGCGGCCTGACCCTGCAAAGATTGCCGCCAAATGCGTCAAGGCCTGCAAGACCGGTATGGTCACCACCGTTGAAGGCGACGAATTGGAGATCGAATTTGAATCGATCTGCTTTCACTCCGACACGCCGGGGGCGCTCGACATGGGCAAGGCCATTCGCGCAGGCCTGACCGACAGCGGTATCAAGATTGCCTCCCCAGTATATAGCGCCAGCGCCTAACACCGGAACCAGAAGGAACGTCACCATGTCGCAGATTCTCTCGCCCCTGCCGGGCACATTCTACACCCAGCCTTCACCCGAAGAGCCCGTCTACAAAGCCGAAGGCGATGCGGTGGCCGTTGGCGACACCATCGGGCTGGTCGAGGTCATGAAGACCTTTATCGAGATCAAATCCGAAGTGGCAGGCACTTTCGCTTCCTATTCACTTGAAAGCGGGGCCGCAGTCACGGCGGGGCAGGTTCTTGCCGAGTTGGCGGATTGACCATGCAGATCAAGCGGCTTTTTATTGCCAACCGGGGCGAAATCGCGGTGCGGATCATCCGCGCAGCGCAAGCGATGGGGATCACCACCATTCAGGCCTATTCCGAGGCTGACAGTGACATGCTGGCGGTGCGTCTGGCCGATGAATCCATATGCATCGGGCCACCGCCTGCGGCAAAGTCCTATCTCAACATAGCCGCCATTGTTGAAGCAGCAACCCAGGGCAAGGCAGATGCCGTGCATCCGGGCTATGGTTTTCTGGCAGAAAACGCCGGTTTTGTCCGGGCTGTCGAGGCCGCAGGGATGCTGTTTGTCGGCCCCTCGGCGGACACGATCGACCGCATGGGTGACAAGGTTGCCGCACGCCAGGCGGCCGAAGCCGCCGGGGTTCCGGTGGTTCCCGGCTCGAAGGGACGTCTGGATGCGGTCGAGGATGCCATAAGCATCGCCGCAGAGATCGGCTATCCGGTGATGATCAAGGCCGCAGCGGGGGGTGGGGGCAAGGGTATCCGCATCGCCCAGAGCGAAGAGGAGTTGCGCAAGATGGCGCCGCAGGCGCAGGCCGAGGCGGCGGCGTCCTTTGGTGATGGCGGGCTCTATCTTGAGCGCGCGATCCAGTCGCCGCGCCATATCGAGGTGCAGATTCTGGGTGATGGCGAACGCGCCGTGCACTGCTATGAGCGCGAATGTTCGATGCAGCGCCGTCGCCAGAAGGTCTGGGAAGAAGCCGGCGCTGAATGCCTCAGCGAAGAGACCCGCAGCAAACTGTGCCAGACGGCGGTCGCTTTGGCCGAGGCGGTTGGCTATGTCGGCGCCGGCACGCTCGAATACCTCTATGACAGCGTCACCACCGAGTTCTATTTCATCGAGATGAACACGCGCATTCAGGTCGAGCATCCGGTGACCGAAATGCTCACCGGCATTGATCTGGTGCAGGAGATGATCCGGGTTTCGGCGGGTGAAAAGCTCTCCATGACCCAGGATCAGATCACCCGTACTGGCCACGCCATCGAGGTGCGCATCAACGCCGAAGACCCGCTGATGCAGTTCATGCCCTGGCCCGGACAGGTTACGGCTTTGCAGATCCCTGAAGGCGACGGCATCCGCTTTGATCACTTCCTCTATGAGGGCTATCAGATTCCGCCGTTCTACGATTCTCTGATCGGCAAACTGATCGTGCATGGAAAAGACCGGCAAGATGCGATTGCGTTGCTCAAGAGCGCGCTCAAGGAGCTTCGGATCGAGGGGGTCAAGACCACGATCCCGCTGCATCTGGCGCTTGTCGATGACAGCCAGGTCCTCGCTGACGACTTCCACACTCAATGGCTCGAGCCATGGCTTGCCCGGGGCAACCTGACCGCTCAGACGCAAAAAGGAGAGATCCAGTGAAAACACGCTACACCTATGGCGGTGACGAACACATCTATGTCGAGATGGATGACGAGATGTCGCTCGACGCGTTCTTCAAATCGCTTTCAATGAGCAATGCGGTGCGCGAGGCCAATATCGATGGCGTCACCGAGATCTGCCCGGCCAATGCATCGTTCCAGGTGCGCTTCGATCCGGACGTGATTGCGCCCGAAGAGATGATGCGCCGTGTTCAGGAGCTCGAACACAAGGCCGACGATGCCGAAAAACAGATGGCGACCCGGATCGTCGAAATCCCGGTCTACTATCAGG is a window from the Hoeflea sp. IMCC20628 genome containing:
- a CDS encoding 5-oxoprolinase subunit PxpA; protein product: MKDMIDLNCDMGEGFGQWTLGDAPDAEIMKIISSANIAAGFHAGDPNSMDRVVKLAQSHGVGLGAHPGYADLRGFGRRYIKMDAAELVNDILYQIGAIREFGRRYGAPLQHVKLHGALYMEAAVNEGLSEMLVDTLRVTAPEAMLFCMGISKTYAAAQRAGHPAVREFYADRDYDNSGSIVFARQVARPDPAKIAAKCVKACKTGMVTTVEGDELEIEFESICFHSDTPGALDMGKAIRAGLTDSGIKIASPVYSASA
- a CDS encoding acetyl-CoA carboxylase, with amino-acid sequence MSQILSPLPGTFYTQPSPEEPVYKAEGDAVAVGDTIGLVEVMKTFIEIKSEVAGTFASYSLESGAAVTAGQVLAELAD
- a CDS encoding acetyl-CoA carboxylase biotin carboxylase subunit, whose translation is MQIKRLFIANRGEIAVRIIRAAQAMGITTIQAYSEADSDMLAVRLADESICIGPPPAAKSYLNIAAIVEAATQGKADAVHPGYGFLAENAGFVRAVEAAGMLFVGPSADTIDRMGDKVAARQAAEAAGVPVVPGSKGRLDAVEDAISIAAEIGYPVMIKAAAGGGGKGIRIAQSEEELRKMAPQAQAEAAASFGDGGLYLERAIQSPRHIEVQILGDGERAVHCYERECSMQRRRQKVWEEAGAECLSEETRSKLCQTAVALAEAVGYVGAGTLEYLYDSVTTEFYFIEMNTRIQVEHPVTEMLTGIDLVQEMIRVSAGEKLSMTQDQITRTGHAIEVRINAEDPLMQFMPWPGQVTALQIPEGDGIRFDHFLYEGYQIPPFYDSLIGKLIVHGKDRQDAIALLKSALKELRIEGVKTTIPLHLALVDDSQVLADDFHTQWLEPWLARGNLTAQTQKGEIQ